The Zea mays cultivar B73 chromosome 7, Zm-B73-REFERENCE-NAM-5.0, whole genome shotgun sequence DNA segment GCGACTTCGCGGCGGACCGGGCGGAGTGCTCGGAGCAGTTGGCGGGGCTGGCGACGTGCCTGACGTACGTGCAGGAgcaggcgacggcgacggcgccgACGCCCGACTGCTGCGCGGGCCTCAAGGCGGTGCTGCAGAGCAGCCGCAAGTGCCTGTGCGTGCTGGTCAAGGACCGGGACGACCCCAATCTAGGCCTCAAGCTCAACGTCGACAaggcgctcggcctccccgccGTCTGCCACGCGCCCGCCAACATCTCCGACTGCCCCAGTACGTAGTCTGTTTGTATCCATCCACAGTCTCTAGCCTCCCTTATTTTAGTTGCTAGTAAGTGTAGTGCTGTGagatatttttttttatttttttctagcTCGTCTAGTTGGATAAGCTAGTTTAATTCATACAAACTCTTATACTAATCATTATTTATTTTAGTTTTTGTTAATTATTTGAGTAAGAGGAGGAGGATCGGGAAGGAGTGAATGAGGAAAGATAATCTAAATAATATAGTCTATTATATTTAAGTGGAGATAATTTTAACAATCTAAACTGTTTGGTTTTAAAAGTGTTACATGCGTGTGGGTTGCAATTAATTTATTAGATTAGCGTAGTATACTAGTAGATCAGAGCAAAGCCCGACCCGACAGATCATTTCAGACGTCACGACAGTTTTTGGGCACCACCCGATGTCACCTCGTACGACGAGGAACACAACGCCGCGTTACGACAGCGCCTAGAAGGACGTCTCGAACAGCAGCAGCACATGTCACATGAATTCCGTGTCTAGTAGGAAACTGAAACAGTGCCACTTCTGTCTCCAAAATAAATATCATGCGCCGGTTTATTTTGTTTACAAAAAAAATTAAGTAGATTTATAAAAAAATCATTAACGATATTTATATCTTTAAGTAAGTTTGGTAGTATAATATATTCAGCAATCTATTTTGCGAGAAGGCTCCAAACGCACGGGGTTTCTTGCGCGcgcacggcacggcacggcagGCCACCCCGTGATCTGCGAGCGTGATCGATGCCGGTTCGGTGTGCTGTCCTGTCGTCACGCGCGGTCGTGTTGACGTGTTGTATCATGCGCCTGCCCTCATCATTCTGCCCACTTGACTTGGGCTAGCAGAAGAGGGGAGACCTGGTCTGACACTGACAGGGACTAGTGTTTTTGTGCTGGGATGCTATGATGCTGCGATCTGCAACTGACGTGCTGCTGTTCCGTGGCGACGGCGCGCACAGGGCTGCTGGACCTGCCGGCCGGCTCCAAGGACGCACAGGTGTTCGAGCAGTACGCGAAGCAGCAggctgcggcggcggcgcaggGCGGCGCACCCACCAGTGAGTTTCTCCACCCGTCCGTCTCGCTACTCGTTTCTTCGCTCGTCTCATTTGCATTGCGTGAAGGGAATtgcatctatctatctatctggaAGCAATTAATCCGCCGAGAGCTAGTGTCTAGCTCAGCGCAACTGCTGCACCGATACCGGATCACAGTGCCTCGGCCGACGCCGACGGCGTTTAAGCCTGAATCGGACAGGACAACTGATCGTCCTGTAGCCTGCCAGTGCAAGAGCACAGCTGCTGAACAGCGTACGTGCGGTGCGTGCTTCCTCTGCTGAACACAGAGCAGTACAACGCCGGTAGAACAGCTGAGCAGCCCTGGCCAGCCTCTTGCTGTCTGCCACTCGTGGCGCGCGGCCGGCCTGGCGGGCATCTTCTGGACCTCCACTTCGCACTAGCTCTAGTGCCACTGCAATCATCGCTGCCTTTACGTGTGCCTGTCTAACGCACGCGCCTGAACATGTGGTGCTCTCTCCAGGTGGACGCAGCAGCGCGGCGGCGAGCACGACCGCGGGCGCGCAGAAGAGCGGAGCCTCAGCCGCCGGTCGGTGGTTGGGAGTGGGGAGGGTCGGTGGTGCTGGTGGCGGCGCacgcgcggtggcgccgctcgccGTGCCTTTCCTGCTCCTGCTCGGGTAGATAATAATCACTTTACGCGCGGCCAACGGCCCGAGTCCCGGCGGTTTGGTTGGCGCCGCGCGTTGCCGACTTGTGGTGTGCTTCGGGTGCGTGCGTGTGTGGTGGGGTACTTTTCACACTATATTGGAAAAAGAAGCTATTATCTTTGGATGAAAAAAAGTGTCGTTGTATAATTATCTTTTTTTCGTGTCCGTGTATGCAACTCCTCCTCTCATAGACCCATAGCGCCAAATAGTCATCCAATGAATATTCTATCTGACTCTTTATATACCTCTCTCTTAGTTTAAACGGGCTATCTATTCTTTACTCTATAAATATTCTAGACTAATATACAAAACGACGAAAAAAATCTACCGTGTATTGTAGGGGGGAGATGTGGTTCAACTTGTTGAGCCCGTTTTTGTTTTTTTAAAAGCAAAAGCTAAATCAAAGAGGTTTAGCTTTTCTACAACTACTTTGAATAATATAATTAACATTTATATAGTACAAATATGAAAGCAATTTAGACCACGCTTTTACTACTTATCAAGTTCGTTATATTAATAAACATACGTGCCAAACAGAAACTAAAATAGAACTACAAATAGTTAAGTGTTATAGTAAATGAAATAAAGATATTTTAAATAAAATATATTAAAAATGGCGTTGTAAAATTGATTCATTTATAAAAGTATTAGAAACACAGATGTGAAATCGGTTTTTTTTAATTAGCTATATTGATTAAGAGATATAGTCATAAAGTGCATATAAACAATATATAGTTTGTTTACAGTGGATAGCTCATAGCCTTTTAAACTAAACGACTTTCAGTTTTTTTCAAACAATAACTTTTTCACCAGAGGCAGGTCGCAACAGCTTTTCATAACTCGTAGCTGAACCAAACGCACCAGAGTGTTTGGACTAGTACGTAGCTATTTTGGGGTGGCaattgttgagaactacgttaccacggatcgctagatccgctcccttccctcccgtcagcagattaGGCGTGAGAAGATGTGGATGGCCCgtatcccttcccataagcacgacagatagcacacgagacacatggatataggttgggcctctggcctctttctcttctatGTATTATgaggggtgtacaggttccttatatagagatgtgagacccctcaggggcaaagtaggtatttgcccacataaccgtaactagggttacttaacactcccccttgggcgaataccgcgaccaacacatgcctcgttaaaactctgaaaaacccagtgggaaaaatatggagaaagagtgcatgctGATACAAAtttcatttgcactttgttgcctcgttaaaaacctcatgtgagaaacttcaagaaaactcaccaagggaaaaagagtacaacagttGTCATCGTGACAAATTTTGATCCTCtaggatctagattctatcggatcttctacaagggctaactttagaaatgtgctccccctgatccttgcaaaatcgtatcaataaggcaaaacatcttcttctgaaagtatatgcacataaagatttaacaaacagattgcatatccttgcaaggactatttcaggaactttacctcaactcacttctagtatatacgaggtaagtgcacgtatcaatataaataagccactttgattgatggtgtttgatcgactggatctatatatttgatagaaagttccataaaggttcacatattgatcatcaaactcacgccttcagggcatagaatatggcatttattgtctcacgattgtgatcaatataagcattcgctccccatgACGATGACAtttgtcaaagtcgttatccctcataactcaagcatattcttcaagatatatgtctcattgttcatctggaataacgagaatgtatgaggttggggtgctatcattttctatcttacaccacaattttatacatagttgtgcaaagcaaataacatgtccttcaataggacttaggggataatatagttgcaatagtacatattctaaatatgacacatcgctcgaggcgttcatccattgcaacatctatgatggtgtcacaaaagtccatctaagatcgtaatccatcagggatttttcatcaatcagatacatcgttatagtctgtcattctggcacaatggggatattttgccagtaacacctaaaccttataggtttctgccatcagggctttagaggataccgtaattccacatctagtagaaattaccatgagtaaaactcatggaatgcacatgtgcttattcgatgaacttcaagtcctttggtacctcatcttattccttttcgggtctgtatgggtctttatccatttatagggattatcaaactttggtgttcaacacagactttgtttcttctggataggttccatctgggaacgataatctcaactaggagatattctccctacataggagagtgatcattcatcaggaatgtattattcggtatgagatttatatgttgcatatttataattcaaagatatgagtcctcctaggatctcatgacggatcttcagaatcctattaactgcatattataattcatgccatttgccagatatattatatagcggaacaatgtttattcaacacatacgtgggatgggtctctctcacaagaccacttgaaccatcgcattcaccacacattatttcaatagtgcccataaatgtctgaacttcaagctcgcgactttcattttgcgattattggttcagcctcgattgcatttatcaatgacccgataagagagcttaaagcactcatgcctaggactttgttttggatccttttgcaatctagagaggcaagataggtgtcgacatatttgtctcccacatttaataatgatctctgtcatttcccaaaacgaaaattcattgttccgtattcctagcacaatgatattgcgcgctttgctaggaatttcatcatcaagatgaacctcttcatgaggcaaatcaccatcagggtgaattaatcggaggagagttatcacagaccacgtgaatctgcaatcagagcatatgctttgactaaggccaatgtgtaacacccgggttttaggggtccaaagcccgggcgtaaacataatcaccaggtgtgctgggaccaagtctcacacatatgatgaatcatggcacaggatcgaatgtcacaactttactacataacaggagttcgatacaaaaataattaattacattatatggagacaacagtccagcaacccaaagttgactgggagacgacgacctagacctctcacgaactcatcacagcatcctccacgcgcctcatcctgtggtacctgttcttgacctgtggggggggtgtgagacagcaagagtgagctcacatacgttcatcgctcaacaagttgtggggaataatgtgcatgaactcgccaaaggtgggagctcacgtgaagtgtaaggcttaccaaagaggatggttagagctgagcattgcttttaaagttgatcaaaattttattagcaattactaagtataagtaaataccaacccaattaaataatagaacagaagtaacaacatcacctgcgatgcaatgcatatgacaaattgaatttaagttccataaattaatcatgtgagggtccgagctgctcatgaccgtgagcacggctagtataccagttttacactctgcagaggtggcgcatctttacccacaagtcatgttacccatctgccaagggatcgcgacttcccatacacctctaccgaggaggcgaggcagggtaacactacgaggcctttacaaagttccactagcttcagaaaactcgctacagtttataggaagctccaatgcaggaattcccttgcaggaccgccatcgcagcaaaatcctcccgagggcctccctacactgaccactcccctactgcccttgcccctttcgggtaaagtagtcctccactagctttcctaattaatcagccaagggcgtcccattatacccttgtggtagcactgttttcccgggtggtcgctccatgttccaattaacataatgatcttatcatgaacgataaataacaacggataacaaaagtataatcatgagtaatgtatcttcatacccaaaaccacataaagcactagcaagtactacccaaaaagttcagtggtaacaaggtataaagataatcaaactagggtaacctattgggtcccatcaaaattaacctatgcagatcattatgattaattagaacatgagtgggtaaaaagaagtgatcaagggcacaacttgcctgggacttgagattccaggtaccaggatgatcttcaggtgacacgtgtcctcacgctagtcgtagcattacaaacaaacagtgtataggcaaaattaacattacaccaaacataagaatacactgcataaaaataatctacgcgaagttacgagactaacgcaacttgaacggatcaaatcggagttaaaacggaggagttatgattttctgaagattctatgtgttttgtacaaaattaaataggatataaattttaatgtgataaacatgtcaaaacagtggtactaaatgataaacaataatattacaaaatttaggaactggaatgaactaAATTGGAGTTCAtaagaattttctacaaattaaacaagttctagtaattatttttgtattaaaaatgcattTCTGATTTATTTTCTCTGTTTTTCGAGTTTTCTGGACTGGGCATCAAATTCCAGAAAGTGTAGGGACTCTAGCGCAAGAATCCGAAAGACTCAGGCTACTGACAcgcggactgcgggtttattttaGTAAAGGATGAGGGTTCATATGCAAAACTGTAGTCGCGAAGAGGTATCGCGAAGCCCTGGCCGCCCGATCCAAAACGGACGCACCAGATTAGATCCTGGCGAGTTACACATCTGCGCTCAACCCTAGTTGTTGGATCCAGAATTCACGGCCCTGATTTAATGACTCGAAGGGGTACGCCAGGATTCGATCTAAGCCGTCCATCTAATATCTACGGCTCCCACACTCTCAGCCATCTATCTAATCGTGACCGTTGAAGATGAGATCAACGATCCGCCGCCCTCCTTCAACCCCCGGCTACACACAGGGCGGCGCAGCCAACCCCCAACCGGCGGACCTCGCCGGCGTTATCCAATTCGCCACGCCAGTGGATGACTCGCGCCCATAACATTGCAGACCCAAATTCGATGCCACCCAAATTGATTGAGATAAGTTTTGCCCCGGATTGCGATCGTTATAGCACTGCCCACCACTGACCGCGGCCATGGATTAGTGCGTTGCGGTGCCCGGCCGTTCGACCTAACGGAACCTACGTTTAGCACGGATACGCACTAGGGTACACGGAGATAAACACGAGTAAGGGAGGAATTGCTCACTGGCGTCGGAGGCGGAGATGTGCTTGCCCACGCACCGAAGCAGACCCGCGGCGACGATGAAGCTCCGATCAGCAATCTCCAACACCCCGTGCACCAATCACGCACGGCGAGGCTACAGACACCAACTTGGGTAGCTGTTGGAACTCCCTGGCCCGCCACCGAGACCCCGCCGATGGAGCAAGCACGACACCGCGGCTGCGGATCTCTCTCCCCCCCTGCTACGGCGTATGAATACGGCGAACGGCTCGATTCCTCCCAGTTAGCTGGGTACCGTGGGGAGGAGACGAAGGGCAGGGTTTGCCGCATGGTTTTATAGTCATCCCAAGGTTGAACGAGACGCCCGGACTCCGCGCAAGGATTGCAGCCGATCCCGACGAAATCGGCGGTCGTTGCAACGACGCGGCGAAGGAGATGACAACCCGGCCCCACGTGTAAGCGATCGCAGTGAGGGAAACAGGAGCGCACGCCCGCGGTGGAGGTTGGCAAGATAGGGCCCACCTGCCAGACATGGAAGCAACGTGCGCGCGGGATAATGGCTGACGCGCGGGGTCTACGGTGTCAGAAGGGCGCGCAGAGGGTTTCCTGGGCCAAAATAGGTAACTGCGGCCCATTTAGGTTAGAATTCCTTTATCTTTTTCTTTAATTTTCTTCTTCTCCTATTTTCAATTCCCAATTTGAATCTCAAGTATGGCTttgaattttgtactcaaattaaAGATAGATTTTAATCCTACCAATATGGTTGAATTTATGTACTTGtaaattttgttttatattttatataatttcttttctttctcctttTCCCTCAAATCCTCTTCCCATTATCATTTTATTTAATTCATATTATTATTGCTTTTAATGCATAaacaaaaatccaatatgatgcaatggtttatttgtgtcttaTTAAGGATCTACTCTTTTTTTACATGAGTGGTCACATGTAATGATAACTAGAGGCACACATACATATATAAAGGAAACAGTTTCTCCTTTTATTCttccttacaaagtgggtattacaaatcctacccccttaaaaataatctcgtcctcgagatttgtaagaaagagatgcaataagtttggtctagaattttagtttctcatttggttttgggaatcaaagttttgttccaGTTTTTTTTTTTGATGATTTGGAAaatatgaatattgtatgtctagccacttattaggtcagatgaggtacgattATGGCCAGTAGAGGCTGTGGtaagggtataataaggaaagactttatcctgaactgtggatcttgattccgctggcgattcaacttgatctttgaagacttgagttggtgcttatcttcctttgacgtggttggtcttctttggcctttatttcttggagttgtcatccgagttaaggacatatggctaggacatatgtgagtaggatggattgtatggtgtaggtaggttagaatctcttgctagaTTAAAattgaggggttatgcaactatcggatggttaaggtagttgcatatggccaagtcggtCTGTCATTCTTattttagtgcagggtgaactaagttaaggcatgttctataggagtagaatctaatctatttcatcagtattatctaacatgtttgataagtcactttagattagatcagatctaggttagattgttatgattagatagactagataagatctcattattttggataaGATCCTTGTGGTTGCCTTAGGATGAGATAAATAAAGTGGTTAGAATATGATGAATCCTTCAAGagaatataaatctattaagaaagAGTctatcaagataagatgaatctatcaagataagagagagtcttttaagataagatggacctatttaaaatagatacattttaatggaggataatctaggttgtttagtcatcttatgaattttatttatttatatttatactatatatatgcagatgtaattgtggatattactccacaactcatcacactcaatcaaaaatccaaatcagacaagtatcataagaacaaacactcaagcatatAGGTACCtatataaaaaaatagttttgttttgttcctaagattaggtctcctattcctaaagtcactttaggcataggatttcaaagtgtgaaatccacatttgtctttagaagaaaaaggtaagaataatcagagtaaagcggaaatagatgagaaaagattaagaaaagtttagaaagaatcagagtagcaaaggtaagtaagtattggttgtccagttctatctaggtttcgtcctacagtcaacattcctctgataccacttctgtaacacccgggttttaggggtccaaagcccgggcgtaaacataatcaccaggtgtgctgggaccaagtctcacacatatgatgaatcatggcacaggatcgaatgtcacaactttactacataacaggagttcgatacaaaaataattaattacattatatagagacaacagtccagcaacccaaagttgactgggagacgacgacctagacctctcacgaactcatcgcaacatcctccacgcgcctcatcctgtggtacctgttcttgacctgtggggggggtgtgagacagcaagagtgagctcacatacgttcatcgctcaacaagttgtggggaataatgtgcatgaactcgccaaaggtgggagctcacgtgaagtgtaaggcttaccaaagaggatggttagagctgagcattgcttttaaagttgatcaaaattttattagcaattactaagtataagtaaataccaacccaattaaataatagaacagaagtaacaacatcacctgcgatgc contains these protein-coding regions:
- the LOC100285826 gene encoding lipid binding protein precursor, with protein sequence MESRRRAVPTVTAVAVATLLLTMMTSSGVGGDFAADRAECSEQLAGLATCLTYVQEQATATAPTPDCCAGLKAVLQSSRKCLCVLVKDRDDPNLGLKLNVDKALGLPAVCHAPANISDCPRLLDLPAGSKDAQVFEQYAKQQAAAAAQGGAPTSGRSSAAASTTAGAQKSGASAAGRWLGVGRVGGAGGGARAVAPLAVPFLLLLG